A window of Bradyrhizobium diazoefficiens genomic DNA:
CAAGGACTGGGATTTCCTACGCCGCGCCGGCCACGGCATCGTCGCCGTCGATGGCATAGATCGCGTTTTCGGCAGCGCGATGTGGTTCCCTTACAGCCAGGAATTCGCGACGATTGGTCTGGTGATCACATCGCCCCGAACCCAGGCACAAGGTACTGGCCGCTGGCTCATGGAGCAGGTTTTCGAGCGGTGTGGCGACCGGAATTTGACCCTCAACTCAACCCATGCCGCCTATCACCTGTATCTGTCACTGGGGTTCACGAAGGAAGCCATCGTATATCTGTGGCAAGGAGAGATCGTCTCACCGCCTCCGCCGGTGCCGGCTCTGGCCGGTGAATTGAGCTCGCTGTCCACGGCGAACATCGGAGAGATCGCGGCACTGGATGAACGCGCGTTCGGAACCAACCGGCAGAAGCTGCTCGCATTGCTTTCTGAAGGTGCGTCAATCTCCGTCTTGCGCCGCGGCGGAGAGGCCGTCGGGTTTTCGATGAAGCGCGAATTCGGACGTGGTCATGTGATCGGACCCATCGTCGCCAGCAATGATTGTGACGCGATCCATCTCACCGCCGTGCACCTGAGGGATCTCGCCGGAAGATTTGCCCGCGTCGATACGCGGGAGCAGACGGGTCTGTTTGCCGACTTCCTTCAACAGAGCCGCCTCGGGATGACCGACACAGTCACAACGATGTCTAAGGGCCGGCGATTCCTGAACCGCAAGGAGAATGAGCCGTGGGTGTACGGGCTAGCCGGTCACGCGTTGAGCTGAGGCTATGACGCGAAGCTCCGTGGGGGCTGGTGCCAACTGTGCCGGTCGCGACGCTACAGAGATGGGCCATGGCCAGGGCGACCAGCAGAAGGACGAGTCGCTCGCGAAGCGAACCCAAGCGCACCAAATCGTAGCTTGGCGTACAACATGGTGCAAATAGCGGAAAGAGTGTCAGTCAACTCCCGCTGAAAGACAAAGCATTTTCGACCTTCCTAGGTCAAAACCCACGGTTGGGGCTACGGCCGGAAACCGGGTTTCGCTTCCGACAGAATTCAGCTCGCGGGACGATACGATTTCGCCACGGTCGTCGCCTTCTTGAGTGCTGTTACTCCTTGATCGCCCGTCATGAGCGGCGTCGTCTTCCCTGACTTGAGGGCACCGCCGGCGGCCACCGCAAGGGCGATGGCAGCCATGCTCTCGATATCTGGCACATCGGCGATCAGAACAGCGTCATATTCTCCCATGCACAACCAGCCGCCGATAAACTTCCCGCCAGCAGCCTCTGTCGCCGCTCGACCGACCTGCTCGAGCCGGTTCTGCGGGTTTTTCATCTGCGCCGCCCAGGATTCCGAAGTGTATGCGAATTGATACATGTGAAGCGCCATGTTCGATCTCCCGGTGTGTCGTTAGGCGATAAAAATTGGTCAGCGGCGACTAAACCTCATTCAGAAATGAGGACGGACCGCTGCGGCAAGCTAGATGCAATCGCGGCATGATTTGCGGAAAACATTGCGCAGATTGCTGCGGGCTAATAGGTTCTTAAGGGGTCAAGCTGAGGGACAGCGGTGGAACGAGACGAACTTGAGCGCCTTGTCGGGGGCCGGTTGCGGCTAACCTTCGACCAGATATTAAATCACCCCCGCCTGCCTGAAGCACGTCGCGCCTATCTTGCAAGCTTCGTCCATCTGTACGAAGGCGATCCATTTCTGGTTCGTCTGCTGCTGGAGGCGGGTCGATTCCTCGTCTTTCACAGCGTGGCGGTGCTCGAGGCCGCGCAAGATCCGTCGCGACGTGAGACCTGGTTCACGGTGGCTGCGCTCAAGCAGCAGCTAGCCATGTACGGCTATGCGAGTGGCCGGCAAGTGGATCATCTCGTCGCGCGATTGCGCGAGGTTGGATTTCTCGAACAGTGTCGAGCGTCCGGCGATGGGCGCATCCGGCTGCTTGCGGCCACGCAGAAGCTGCGCTCCCATCATACCGAGTGGCTCGCAACGCACTACATCCCGCTCGCGACGCTTTTCCCCGATCATGATTACGGCCCGGTGCTGTCGCGTGATCGCTCATTTCACGTCCTGCACTGCAGCACGTGCCTGCCGTTCAACCCCGTGTCTGCTCGCCTGATGATGACGATCCCGGACACGCTGCTGTTTTTCACGCACGCCGCGGGACCACTGATCCAGAATGCGGTGCTGAAGGCTGCCATGGATGCCGCCGATCCCAACGCTGCGATACCTTACGTCGAAGCCGCCGATCGTTTCGGCGTCTCCCGAACCCATGTCCGTAACATCATGGCCAACGCGGAAGCGGCGGGGCTGGTCAGGATCACCGGGCAGGGTGGCCATGGTATTTTAATCCTGCCGCGCTTTTGGGCCAGCTACGATCGCGGCCTGGCACTCGGGATGTATCTCCACGACGCCGTCAATCTCGTCGCGATGCGCCAGTGGGCGAAGGCGGATACGGATGGTGACACGACTGCCCTGCTTGGTCGCGCCCTGACCGCTGATTACTCGTCTTAGGTCAGACGCTCAGTTTGATTTTCGTGACGGCACCGTAAAATTTACGGAAAATCGGTCACTTGGTTTGCGCTGTTCGCCTTGATCCCATAGGTTCCAAACACGGGAACTGATCCTGTGATGGATCGGGAGATGGCTGGGGCGGCCTGATGGGTAAAGGCTTGAGTTCGGGCGGCTTTCAAGCCGTCCCGGGTCGGCGTGACGCGCGGTTGTCTCTTGCTGTGGCCCGCACCGCGCTCGCAGCTATTATTGCGGTCGGGCAGATCGGTCCGATCCTGGCGCAAGATGTCCCTGCGCTTGGCAGGCCACCTTCAGGTGCCAATCTCGATCGGCCTGCGCAACTGCCCCCGGTGACGGTGTATTCCAAGCGCAGGCGGCTCGTCCCACCCAGGCCCGCCAAACCAACGATTGCGGTTAGACCAGCCGCACCTACGCCGACCCGCGCCAACGGGCCGGCACAACCCGATGTCGTCGCAGTGAATGGCGGCCCACCCGTGACGCAGACCACCGCCGGGCCGGTGAGCGGCTATCGCGCGCTCACATCTGTCTCGGCGACCAAAACCGATACGCCGATCGAGCGCATTCCGCAGGCGGTTGCGGTGGTGCCGCGCGCCGTGCTCGATGACCAGCAACCGCTCGGGCAGATGGATGCGCTGCGCAACATGTCGGCCGTGACGCCGATGTCGGCCAACACATTCATCGGCTATGCCTACAAGGTGCGCGGCTTTCCGGCCGACCGTTATGTCGACGGCCTGCCGAACTATTATGACGGCGGCGACAACACTTCGCTGCGCAACACCGAGCGCATCGAGGTGCTGAAAGGCCCGGCCGGCATCCTCTACCAGGGCGGCATCGGCCCCATCGGCGGCATCATCAACACAGTCTCCAGGCTGCCGACCGAAAACCGGTTCGCAGAGATCGGCTTCACGGCGGGCGGTTACAACCTGTGGAACACCTGGTTCGACGTGAACCAGCCGATTGCAAGTGGGGGCACGGCACTGTTCCGCGTGACCGGCGATTTCGAAAAATCCGGCGACTTCATCGATGTGATCGAGCACCGCCGCTACGCGCTGAATCCGACGCTCCTCCTCAACAACAATGACGGCACGCGCCTCACCATCCAGGGCAGCTTCTCGTCGCGCTCGTTCCAGAACTACACCGGGCTGCCCGGCGCCGGCACGGTCGATCGGTCTCTGTTCACGATTCCACCGACGCTGTCTCCGGACCGGCCCGATCTCGGCCGCAGCTGGACGACCTATAACGGCGTGACGGTACGTCTCGATCACGAGTTCAATGCGGCGTGGTCGGCGAATGCCACGACTCGCGTCAGCGAGATGCGGCTTGAGCAGTTCGGACATTTCCTCGGGACCGACATCCCGTTGTTCGGCTCGACATTCCCGTTCCTCAGCTTCCACCTGCCGGTGGACACGCGCGAGATCGCCTCGAGCGCCAACCTGGTTGCCAAATTCGTCATCGGGCCGACCAGGAATACGGTTCTGTTCGGGGCGGACAGCGATCGCGTCGCCGACAAGATCCGCGACGACATCGGCTTCGTCGGCCTCGTCGACTTCGCCAATCCCGTTTTTCCAGCATACACGCCGCCGACCGCGAGCGCGTTCAATTCCAACAACCTCTATGTTAACAGCGGGCTGGCGGCGCAGTGGCAATCGGACGTCTACGAGCGGCTGCACTTGCTCGCGGGTGTCCGTCTCGCCAACGTCTATATCCACGGCACCGACACGGTGGCGGGCAGCGATTTCGTCACCAATGCCTGGAAGCCGCTGCCGCGGGTCGGTGCGGTGGTCGATCTCGTGCAAGGCGTATCGGCCTTCGCGGACCATTCGCAAGGCTACCGCGGCGTCCCATTCTTCAATGCCGTCGGCGCGCCGAAGCCGGAGGAAGCCGAGCAGACCGAGGCCGGCTTGAAGCTCGCCCTGCCGTCCGGCTTTGCCGGCACCTTGGCGTGGTTCACCATCGCGCGGCGCAATGTCATGAACCTGCTGCCGGGAAGCCTCTTCCTGGCCACGCAGGTCGGCGAGCAGCGCGCAGAGGGGTTCGATGCGGACCTGACCTGGCAGCCATTCGCGGGTCTCTCGATCCTTGCAAGCTACGCGCACGTGAAAGCTATTATCGCTCAGGATCAGCTATTCGCGCCCGGCACCGTGCTCGAGCGCGTGCCGCGGGACTCTGGCCGGTTATGGATGAACTACAAGTTTCCGGACGGACGGCTGCGGAATGTTGCGATCGCGGCCGGCCTTTACGCGGCCTCCGCGCAGGCGGTGGCGCTCAACAACGTCTATTTCACACCGGCCTATGTCACGTTCGACGGCAAGATCGCCTATGAGACGGATCGCTGGAGCCTCGGTGTGACGGGAAAAAATCTCGCCGATCGCCGCTACTTCGTGCCCTACGCGAGCGGCTCCGGATACATCATGCCGGCCGACGGACGCACCGTGCTGGCTTTCGGGAAGCTGCGATATTGAGCGGATGGTTGGGGTTCGGAGCAGGCCGAACGGGAGCGCCTCGTCTGGGGCCGGCTGCGGTTGCGGCTGGCGCTGCACGAGATCAATAGTCCCCGGCTGGTCGCCCCCAGTGTTTCGGGACGAGATATGCGCAAAGTTTTCCCAACGCTCGTCGCTCTCGGACAGTTATTCTGCTCTCTCGCTGGAGGCTGTCTGCTCGCGAACAGCGTCCCCTTCCCGGATATTCTGATTGCTCAAGAGAGATTTTCATGGCCGAAGCCAAAACAGATACTCCCCGTCCCAACCGCCTCCCGCTTCCTGCACTCGGGTATTCGCTAGTCGTTGCCGTACTGCTAGCCTATGGGCTGCACGCGCTTTTCATCTCCGGCCCAGCCATGCGTGCGGCCGCACACGACTACATTGAACGGACGATTGCAGACGAGGATAGCCAATTCTGTGAGACGTTCGGAATGCACTCGGGGAATGCCGCGTTCATCGCGTGCAGCAAGAAGCTGGCGATCATCCGCCAAAAGCAAGTTGACCGTGATAACGCCGCCGCCCAAGGCATCCTCTAGCAAGGCCGCGGTCGACGCCGAGCGTCATCGTCTTATTTCGCGTGTCGCAACTCATCCATCTCAGGCGCGGGGTTCCCTCGTCTGGACCCGTTACGCTGCCTCTCTTCTCGATCCACTCAGGAAGGAATTAGCTTATGATTCGACGTACAGTGCTTGGTCTGAGCGCCGCAATGATCTGGATGGTGTCCGCCGCCGCGCAGGAGGCCCAGCCCTCTTACCGGGCCGACCCGACGGTCTACAAAGTCATCTTCGAAGATCAGAACTTTCGCGTGATCGCCGGCACCTGGAAAAAAGGTTCAACTGACAAGCCGCATTCTCACCCTTCTCCTTTCGTCGTCTATGCGCTTAACGATTGCACCCTGCGGCTTCATAATCCAGACGGCACAAATCGCGACGCCAAGAGCAAGGCTGGAACGGCCTTTGCGGGACCCATTACATCCTCGCACACGGCTGAGAATATCAGCGGGTCGGATTGCCAGGCCATTTTTGTTGAACGCAAGTAATTCATCCTCATCGCTTTGTCTGACGAACCGTTATTGGAGACAACTATGCGCGTAATGCTCAAATTCACATTGCCGGTCGAAAAGGGAAACGAGGCGTTCAAGGATGGCGCGCTTGCAAAGACGCTCGGATCGATCATGACCGATCTCAAGCCTGAGGCGGCCTATTTTGGGTCGTTGGACGGCAAACGCGGAGGGATGATATTTTTCGATCTCTCGAAGCCGTCGCAGATCGTCGAAGTTCTTGAACCGTTCTTTTTGAATCTCAATGCGGAGACTGAAATCGTGCCGGTCATGAATCCTGACGACTTGCGCGAGGGACTTTCAAACGCCGCCGCTCAGAAGTAATCCGGCGTTTCGAAACCATAGCAGGCAGCGATTTCGCTGCCCGCTGGGAGGTGTTTGCTTCAATCCAGCTGGAGCCGTGTACCGATAAACTTGGTGCCGTGACGCGACGAAGACTCTGTCCGCGCCGCGCCAATAGCAGCCGATCCTCAGATCTGATCCGCTCGGCCACGCGCCTAGCGTTCGCCGCTACTGTCCGGAGCACAAGGTCGGACAGGATCGTA
This region includes:
- a CDS encoding GNAT family N-acetyltransferase, encoding MGRTVRVKSFELMAKDINDVDVKLLHALSIGVGWPHRPKDWDFLRRAGHGIVAVDGIDRVFGSAMWFPYSQEFATIGLVITSPRTQAQGTGRWLMEQVFERCGDRNLTLNSTHAAYHLYLSLGFTKEAIVYLWQGEIVSPPPPVPALAGELSSLSTANIGEIAALDERAFGTNRQKLLALLSEGASISVLRRGGEAVGFSMKREFGRGHVIGPIVASNDCDAIHLTAVHLRDLAGRFARVDTREQTGLFADFLQQSRLGMTDTVTTMSKGRRFLNRKENEPWVYGLAGHALS
- a CDS encoding GYD domain-containing protein; amino-acid sequence: MALHMYQFAYTSESWAAQMKNPQNRLEQVGRAATEAAGGKFIGGWLCMGEYDAVLIADVPDIESMAAIALAVAAGGALKSGKTTPLMTGDQGVTALKKATTVAKSYRPAS
- a CDS encoding TonB-dependent siderophore receptor — encoded protein: MTQTTAGPVSGYRALTSVSATKTDTPIERIPQAVAVVPRAVLDDQQPLGQMDALRNMSAVTPMSANTFIGYAYKVRGFPADRYVDGLPNYYDGGDNTSLRNTERIEVLKGPAGILYQGGIGPIGGIINTVSRLPTENRFAEIGFTAGGYNLWNTWFDVNQPIASGGTALFRVTGDFEKSGDFIDVIEHRRYALNPTLLLNNNDGTRLTIQGSFSSRSFQNYTGLPGAGTVDRSLFTIPPTLSPDRPDLGRSWTTYNGVTVRLDHEFNAAWSANATTRVSEMRLEQFGHFLGTDIPLFGSTFPFLSFHLPVDTREIASSANLVAKFVIGPTRNTVLFGADSDRVADKIRDDIGFVGLVDFANPVFPAYTPPTASAFNSNNLYVNSGLAAQWQSDVYERLHLLAGVRLANVYIHGTDTVAGSDFVTNAWKPLPRVGAVVDLVQGVSAFADHSQGYRGVPFFNAVGAPKPEEAEQTEAGLKLALPSGFAGTLAWFTIARRNVMNLLPGSLFLATQVGEQRAEGFDADLTWQPFAGLSILASYAHVKAIIAQDQLFAPGTVLERVPRDSGRLWMNYKFPDGRLRNVAIAAGLYAASAQAVALNNVYFTPAYVTFDGKIAYETDRWSLGVTGKNLADRRYFVPYASGSGYIMPADGRTVLAFGKLRY